A single Candidatus Thalassolituus haligoni DNA region contains:
- the tgt gene encoding tRNA guanosine(34) transglycosylase Tgt, giving the protein MTSETPKRQCAMSFTLHTTDETSNARRGTVSFPRGDIQTPAFMPVGTYGSVKGLNPQQVEALGAEIILGNTFHLMLRPGTEVIKLHGGLHNFMGWDKPILTDSGGFQVFSLGEMRKITEEGVTFQSPVNGDRVLMTPESSMSVQRDLGSDIVMIFDECTPYPATEQEAADSMRLSLRWAQRSKTAHGDNPSALFGIIQGGMYEPLRDESLQGLLDIEFDGYAIGGLSVGEPKPDMLRILAHTAPQMPRDKPRYLMGVGKPEDLVEGVRRGVDMFDCVMPTRNARNGHLFTSFGVVKLRNAANRSDTGPVDPECHCYTCQNYSRAYLYHLDKCREILGATLNSIHNLHYYQTLMAGLRRSLEEGTFAAFVDNFYAKRGGTTPPLENNTDDQTCA; this is encoded by the coding sequence ATGACGTCCGAGACCCCAAAGCGCCAATGCGCCATGAGTTTTACCCTGCACACGACTGACGAGACCAGCAATGCGCGTCGCGGTACGGTGTCGTTTCCCCGTGGTGACATCCAGACGCCAGCGTTTATGCCGGTAGGCACCTATGGCTCGGTCAAGGGTTTGAATCCGCAGCAGGTGGAAGCGCTTGGGGCAGAGATTATTCTTGGTAATACCTTTCATTTGATGCTGCGCCCTGGCACTGAGGTGATCAAATTGCACGGGGGGTTACACAATTTTATGGGATGGGATAAGCCGATCCTGACGGATTCGGGTGGTTTTCAGGTGTTCAGCCTGGGTGAGATGCGCAAAATCACCGAAGAGGGTGTGACCTTTCAGTCCCCTGTCAACGGTGATCGGGTGTTGATGACGCCAGAAAGTTCGATGTCCGTGCAGCGTGATCTGGGCTCTGACATCGTGATGATTTTTGATGAGTGCACACCATACCCGGCCACGGAGCAAGAAGCGGCGGATTCCATGCGTTTGTCATTACGCTGGGCGCAGCGCTCAAAAACGGCGCATGGTGATAATCCGTCCGCGCTGTTCGGTATTATCCAGGGCGGCATGTATGAACCTCTGCGAGATGAGTCCTTGCAAGGTTTGCTTGATATTGAGTTTGATGGTTACGCCATTGGTGGCTTGAGTGTGGGTGAACCGAAACCCGACATGTTGCGAATACTGGCGCATACCGCGCCGCAGATGCCTCGCGACAAACCCCGTTATCTGATGGGGGTTGGCAAACCGGAAGACCTGGTCGAAGGCGTTCGCCGTGGTGTCGATATGTTTGATTGCGTGATGCCAACCCGTAATGCCCGTAACGGTCATTTGTTTACGTCATTCGGCGTGGTGAAATTGCGTAATGCTGCCAATCGCAGTGATACCGGGCCGGTTGATCCGGAATGCCACTGCTATACCTGTCAGAATTACAGCCGTGCTTACCTCTATCACCTTGATAAATGCAGGGAAATTCTCGGTGCAACGCTGAACAGTATCCACAATCTGCATTACTACCAGACACTGATGGCCGGTTTGCGCCGCTCCCTCGAAGAAGGTACATTTGCGGCCTTTGTTGATAACTTTTACGCCAAACGCGGCGGTACAACACCACCGCTGGAAAATAATACTGACGATCAGACTTGTGCTTAG
- the yajC gene encoding preprotein translocase subunit YajC, whose translation MALTFSGFAMAEGTDAPMGVTGQLVFLGGFLLIFYFLLWRPQSKRQKEHKNLITNLSKGDEVVMAGGMLGKVTKVTEDFVVMEVANGIELPVQKVAVTMVLPKGTIKDVLG comes from the coding sequence ATGGCGTTGACCTTTTCCGGGTTTGCCATGGCTGAAGGTACTGATGCGCCGATGGGCGTTACTGGTCAGCTGGTGTTTTTGGGTGGTTTTCTGCTGATTTTTTACTTCTTGCTGTGGCGTCCGCAGAGTAAGCGTCAGAAAGAGCACAAAAATCTGATTACCAACCTGTCGAAGGGTGATGAAGTAGTGATGGCTGGCGGCATGCTGGGCAAAGTGACCAAGGTCACTGAAGACTTTGTGGTTATGGAAGTGGCTAACGGTATTGAACTGCCAGTGCAAAAAGTAGCCGTGACCATGGTGCTGCCCAAAGGCACAATCAAAGACGTTCTGGGCTGA
- the secD gene encoding protein translocase subunit SecD — translation MLNKYPLWKNLLILVVLALAVVYAAPNLYPPDPAVQVTPTRAGAEMSASVMSRVRTILADNNVDLLADEVNGSSALFRLGSSSQQLGAKDLVQRELGDDYIVALNLAPTTPDWLLSMGAGPMTLGLDLSGGVHFLMEVDMEDYLASRVKNYREELRTRLREEGIKYRRVLIEGNQVVLQFVDAKVRDEASSFLAREYPEFLRKETRISDQYGLELTITEQKIKEMEDYALKQNLTTLRNRVNELGVAEPLVQRQGSNRIVVELPGVQDTAEAKKILGKAANLEFRLEADPGANRFTTEEYPFRSDEFRTARLEKTIITTGDSVTNAQPSFDENGFPQVNIDLDSKGGAVMTQVTRKSIKRRMAVLFVERKPKTTYEVVDGVETPKTIQVVEKSIISLATIQSTLGSSFRITGLESAEASELALLLRAGALAAPMYFVEERTVGPSLGKENIEMGINSVILGLGLVLVLMLVYYRTFGLIANVALLANIVLLIAMMSIVGATLTLPGIAGIVLTVGMAVDANVLIFSRIREELRAGRSPQQAIHEGYDRAFVTILDANLTTLIVAVILFAAGTGPVKGFAVTLSFGIITSMFTAIMLTRALTNALYGGRRIESLSIGGKV, via the coding sequence ATGCTCAACAAGTACCCTCTCTGGAAAAACCTGCTGATACTGGTGGTATTGGCGCTTGCGGTTGTGTATGCCGCACCTAACCTGTATCCGCCCGATCCGGCGGTGCAGGTCACGCCTACCCGTGCCGGTGCCGAAATGTCCGCCAGCGTGATGTCACGAGTGCGTACCATTCTGGCCGATAACAATGTCGACTTGCTGGCTGATGAAGTGAACGGCAGCAGTGCGTTGTTCCGGCTTGGCAGTTCTTCCCAGCAGCTGGGTGCCAAGGATCTGGTACAGCGCGAGTTGGGTGATGACTATATCGTAGCGCTTAACCTTGCTCCGACAACACCTGACTGGTTGTTGTCGATGGGTGCTGGCCCCATGACACTGGGACTGGATCTCAGTGGTGGTGTGCATTTCCTGATGGAAGTGGATATGGAAGATTATCTCGCCAGTCGCGTAAAAAATTACCGTGAAGAATTACGTACGCGTCTACGGGAAGAGGGGATCAAGTATCGCCGGGTGCTGATTGAAGGCAATCAGGTGGTCTTGCAGTTTGTCGATGCGAAAGTCCGGGATGAGGCAAGCAGCTTTCTGGCTCGCGAGTATCCTGAATTTTTGCGCAAGGAAACCAGGATTTCCGATCAGTACGGCCTGGAACTGACCATTACTGAACAGAAAATCAAGGAAATGGAAGATTATGCCCTCAAACAAAACCTGACCACCTTGCGTAACCGGGTGAACGAGTTGGGTGTCGCCGAGCCATTGGTGCAGCGTCAGGGCAGTAACCGTATTGTGGTGGAATTGCCCGGTGTGCAGGACACGGCAGAAGCGAAGAAGATTCTTGGCAAGGCCGCCAATCTGGAATTCCGCCTTGAAGCCGATCCGGGTGCCAATCGTTTTACGACTGAGGAATACCCATTCCGCAGTGATGAATTCCGTACCGCTCGGCTGGAAAAAACCATTATTACAACCGGCGACAGCGTGACCAATGCGCAGCCTTCCTTTGATGAAAATGGCTTTCCTCAAGTCAATATCGACCTTGACTCCAAAGGGGGCGCGGTGATGACTCAGGTTACCCGCAAGTCGATCAAGCGTCGTATGGCTGTGCTGTTTGTCGAGCGCAAGCCGAAAACCACGTATGAAGTCGTAGACGGTGTGGAAACACCAAAAACCATTCAGGTGGTGGAAAAATCAATTATTTCCCTCGCCACGATCCAGAGCACACTGGGTTCCAGTTTCCGTATTACTGGTCTGGAGTCTGCTGAGGCATCCGAGCTGGCCTTGTTGCTGCGCGCAGGGGCACTGGCGGCACCCATGTACTTTGTTGAAGAGCGCACGGTTGGCCCGAGCCTGGGTAAAGAAAATATCGAAATGGGTATTAACTCAGTGATCCTGGGACTGGGGCTGGTATTGGTGTTGATGCTGGTTTACTACCGGACATTTGGCTTGATCGCCAATGTTGCCTTGCTGGCCAATATCGTCTTGCTGATTGCCATGATGAGTATCGTCGGGGCAACACTGACCTTGCCCGGTATTGCCGGTATCGTACTGACTGTTGGTATGGCAGTGGATGCCAACGTGCTGATTTTTTCCCGTATCCGCGAAGAGTTACGTGCCGGGCGTTCACCGCAACAGGCAATTCACGAAGGCTACGACCGGGCGTTTGTTACTATCCTTGATGCCAACCTGACCACCCTGATTGTGGCGGTGATTCTGTTTGCGGCAGGCACTGGGCCAGTGAAAGGGTTTGCGGTTACTCTGTCGTTCGGCATTATCACCTCCATGTTTACCGCCATTATGCTGACCCGTGCATTGACCAATGCACTTTATGGTGGCCGTCGTATTGAATCCCTGTCTATCGGAGGTAAGGTCTGA
- the secF gene encoding protein translocase subunit SecF, which produces MNNTFDFMRLRLGAMWLSGLLLLVSIGSLAVQGLNLGLDFTGGTLLEVQYATPQPLDDISAALENAGYKDVTVQNFGSETDILVRMSEAFRDSLGNEVLTVLQAAAEGNPLTLMRSEFVGANVGEELRDQGGLALLLALAVVMIYVAARFQFKFSVGAVVALFHDVVIILGLFSLFQWEFDLTVLAAVLAVIGYSLNDTIVVADRIRENFRILRRSDPIGIMNESLNQTLDRTLMTSITTALVLLALLVVGGELIHNFALALMIGVVVGTYSSIYVAANILLLMNLSREDLIPPETEEEVDDRP; this is translated from the coding sequence ATGAATAATACCTTCGACTTTATGCGCTTGCGTCTGGGTGCGATGTGGTTATCCGGTCTGTTGTTACTGGTGTCGATTGGCTCACTGGCGGTGCAAGGGTTGAATCTGGGGCTGGATTTTACCGGTGGTACGCTGCTGGAGGTTCAATACGCCACACCTCAACCATTGGATGATATTTCTGCGGCGCTGGAAAATGCTGGCTACAAGGATGTGACGGTGCAGAACTTTGGTTCTGAAACCGATATTTTGGTACGGATGTCGGAAGCCTTCCGCGATAGTCTCGGCAATGAGGTACTGACGGTGCTGCAAGCTGCGGCTGAGGGCAATCCGTTGACGCTGATGCGCAGTGAGTTTGTCGGTGCCAACGTTGGTGAAGAATTGCGCGACCAGGGCGGTTTGGCGTTGCTGCTGGCGCTGGCAGTAGTGATGATCTATGTCGCAGCCCGTTTCCAGTTCAAATTTTCAGTTGGAGCCGTGGTTGCACTGTTCCACGATGTGGTGATTATTCTCGGGCTGTTCTCACTGTTCCAGTGGGAATTCGACCTGACGGTGCTGGCTGCTGTGCTGGCGGTGATTGGTTACTCGCTGAACGACACCATTGTGGTGGCGGACCGGATTCGGGAAAACTTTCGTATTTTGCGCCGCAGTGATCCCATTGGCATTATGAATGAATCGCTGAACCAGACGCTGGATCGTACGCTGATGACTTCGATTACCACGGCGCTGGTGCTGTTGGCTTTGTTGGTGGTGGGCGGTGAGCTGATCCACAACTTTGCCCTGGCGTTGATGATCGGTGTGGTAGTTGGTACCTATTCGTCGATTTATGTGGCGGCGAATATTCTATTGCTGATGAACCTCAGTCGTGAGGATCTGATTCCACCAGAAACCGAAGAAGAGGTCGACGACCGCCCTTGA
- a CDS encoding 23S rRNA (adenine(2030)-N(6))-methyltransferase RlmJ, translating into MLSYRHSFHAGNFADVLKHLIQVEVLEYLQRKDKPFVYIDTHAGAGIYLLESAESSKNNEYLTGIGRLSAADWPELKVYLHAVEQCQKGAGEPVYPGSPWLGQFYLREQDRAFLYELHPQDLAILEQMTYRDRRVQVRGEDGFAGLIALLPTTIKRGLVVMDPPYEIKTDYQTAVTTLIAAHRRMATATYALWYPVVERRRIDQMERQFRSSGLRNIQLFELGVAADTDARGMTASGMILINPPYTLKARMEAVLPRLAQALGNGSANWRAEVLVAE; encoded by the coding sequence ATGCTCAGTTATCGCCATTCTTTCCATGCTGGCAATTTTGCCGATGTACTCAAACATCTGATTCAGGTGGAGGTACTGGAATACCTGCAGCGCAAGGACAAGCCCTTTGTCTATATCGATACCCATGCGGGTGCTGGTATCTACTTGCTGGAATCGGCTGAATCTTCAAAAAATAACGAATATCTCACCGGTATTGGTCGATTGTCGGCGGCCGACTGGCCGGAGTTGAAGGTCTATCTTCATGCCGTTGAACAGTGCCAGAAGGGTGCTGGAGAGCCGGTGTATCCGGGTTCTCCCTGGTTAGGGCAGTTTTATTTGCGTGAGCAGGATCGGGCTTTTTTGTATGAACTGCATCCTCAGGATCTGGCCATACTGGAGCAGATGACGTACCGAGATCGCCGGGTGCAAGTCAGAGGCGAAGACGGTTTTGCTGGCTTGATTGCGCTACTGCCGACGACCATCAAGCGCGGCCTGGTAGTGATGGATCCGCCGTATGAAATCAAAACCGATTATCAGACCGCCGTCACCACACTGATTGCAGCACATCGACGGATGGCGACAGCGACTTATGCGCTCTGGTATCCGGTGGTTGAACGCCGTCGTATCGACCAGATGGAACGGCAATTCCGCTCATCGGGGCTGCGTAATATCCAGCTGTTTGAACTGGGTGTTGCGGCGGACACCGATGCTCGTGGCATGACGGCATCGGGGATGATTCTGATTAATCCGCCTTATACCCTGAAGGCACGTATGGAAGCTGTGTTACCCCGTCTGGCTCAGGCTCTGGGTAATGGCTCTGCGAACTGGCGGGCAGAGGTACTGGTGGCCGAGTAG
- the nhaR gene encoding transcriptional activator NhaR, whose amino-acid sequence MHRINYKHLQYFHSVATEGSIQLAAIRLNVTPQTISGQLKMLEEDLGVALFAKSGRGLELTDAGRVALDYSRQIFQLGDELQEVMNLGITERPTEFRVGIVDALPKSIAHRLLSPAMSLPGTMRIVCHEEQMSVLLGELAVHRLDLVLADSPIPPGMNIRCFNHLLGRSRLACFASSGLIQQQGNQKFPDVLNEAPVLLPTDTASGLRTDLLSWFNRTGIAVRIAGEFDDSALLKAFGSQGHGYFFAPDVIREEICAKYQVQCVGTVHELMQEFYAISAERRISHQAVAAITRQTPLGEIN is encoded by the coding sequence ATGCACCGTATCAACTACAAACATCTACAGTACTTTCATAGCGTTGCGACTGAAGGCAGCATCCAGTTGGCGGCTATACGACTCAACGTCACGCCCCAAACGATCAGTGGCCAGTTAAAAATGCTGGAAGAAGATCTGGGTGTCGCTTTATTTGCCAAGTCGGGACGAGGCCTGGAGCTGACCGATGCCGGTCGGGTAGCACTGGACTACAGTCGGCAAATTTTTCAGCTCGGTGATGAATTACAGGAAGTGATGAACCTGGGCATTACCGAAAGACCCACTGAATTTCGGGTCGGTATCGTCGACGCCCTGCCCAAATCGATAGCCCATCGTCTACTGAGTCCAGCGATGTCGCTGCCAGGCACCATGCGAATTGTTTGTCATGAAGAGCAAATGTCAGTGCTGCTGGGAGAGCTCGCTGTCCATCGGCTGGATCTGGTACTGGCAGACAGCCCGATTCCACCAGGGATGAATATTCGCTGCTTTAACCACCTGCTAGGACGCAGCCGTCTGGCCTGTTTTGCATCCTCCGGGTTAATACAACAACAGGGCAATCAGAAATTTCCCGATGTTCTGAATGAAGCCCCGGTACTGCTACCAACCGACACGGCATCCGGATTACGAACCGACCTGCTGAGCTGGTTTAACCGTACCGGCATTGCGGTAAGAATCGCCGGTGAGTTTGACGACTCAGCCCTGCTAAAGGCCTTTGGCAGCCAGGGACATGGCTATTTTTTTGCCCCCGACGTCATCCGCGAGGAGATTTGCGCAAAATACCAGGTGCAGTGTGTGGGGACGGTGCATGAATTGATGCAGGAATTTTATGCCATCTCAGCAGAGCGACGCATCAGTCACCAAGCAGTAGCAGCCATCACCCGTCAAACACCGCTCGGCGAGATCAACTAA
- a CDS encoding Bax inhibitor-1/YccA family protein → MSRPDYLNSKPSQADVTSLPMGSAQDQAVSVDGRKVLRNTYMLLSMTLLFSAAVAGTSMSMGWPHPGFILTLVGYFGLLFLVHKTKESALGILSVFALTGFMGYTLGPILSMYASLPGGASIIMSALGTTGLIFFGMSGWVLSTGKDLSGWGKTLMVGIIMAFVLSIGAVIFELPALSLAVSGMFVILMSGLIAYETSNILHGGETNYIMATVSLYVSLYNLFISLLQIFGVLGSDE, encoded by the coding sequence ATGAGTCGTCCAGATTATCTCAATTCCAAACCATCGCAAGCCGACGTGACGTCGTTGCCGATGGGATCAGCTCAGGATCAAGCGGTCTCTGTGGATGGCCGTAAGGTTCTGCGCAACACCTATATGCTGCTATCCATGACGCTGTTATTCAGCGCAGCGGTGGCCGGTACGTCAATGTCAATGGGCTGGCCACATCCCGGTTTTATTCTGACATTGGTCGGTTATTTTGGTTTGCTGTTCCTGGTGCACAAAACCAAGGAAAGCGCGCTGGGGATTTTGTCTGTTTTCGCCCTGACCGGTTTTATGGGTTATACCCTGGGGCCGATCCTGTCGATGTACGCCAGTCTTCCTGGTGGCGCCAGCATCATTATGAGTGCTCTGGGTACAACCGGTCTGATTTTCTTCGGTATGTCTGGCTGGGTGCTGTCGACCGGTAAAGACCTGTCTGGTTGGGGCAAGACGCTGATGGTCGGCATCATTATGGCGTTTGTATTATCGATTGGTGCGGTCATTTTTGAATTGCCAGCCTTGTCGTTAGCGGTATCCGGTATGTTTGTCATTCTGATGAGCGGCCTGATTGCTTACGAAACCAGTAATATTCTTCATGGTGGCGAAACTAACTACATCATGGCGACCGTGTCGCTGTATGTATCGCTTTACAACCTGTTTATCAGCCTGCTGCAAATCTTTGGCGTGCTGGGTTCTGACGAATAG
- the pap gene encoding polyphosphate:AMP phosphotransferase, which produces MFEVAELGQSLSREEFDQQVPSLRTRLLEMQQALLDESFPVIVLVSGSDGAGKAVLVNRLNEWFDPRYLRTLAFDDKTQDERERPDYWRFWQALPQKGHIGLYIGSWYSDPIAKRVAKTLNDIELDGYLAHIRIFERMLVEDGALVIKLWLHLSKEQQQLRLQQLEADPATAWRVTEKDKRHLALYDSFRSIAEHTLRQTSTAEAPWVVIESTDPHYRDITVAEHLLERIQHHQALHTCSDTPLEDENAEAVALIHRQKTLLGNLDLTLALDKTSYHQQLEHWQGQLSLLARRAYQQRVSMVIVLEGWDAGGKGGLIRRIVPALDARNYQIIPIAVPTDEEAAHHYLWRFWRHIPRDGRVTIYDRSWYGRVLVERVEGFASRAEWLRAYSEINDFESQLVEHGTVVVKFWLHIDKDEQLKRFKEREKISYKRHKITDDDYRNRERWADYEQAVNDMVERTSTEVAPWHLIEANNKRFARIKALKTLCQQLEQQLGG; this is translated from the coding sequence ATGTTTGAGGTTGCTGAACTGGGGCAGTCGTTGTCTCGTGAGGAATTTGATCAACAGGTTCCGTCGCTACGTACCCGGTTACTGGAGATGCAGCAGGCGCTATTAGATGAATCCTTTCCGGTTATTGTACTGGTGTCTGGCAGTGATGGTGCGGGTAAGGCCGTGCTGGTCAATCGCCTGAACGAATGGTTTGACCCTCGTTACCTGCGCACGCTGGCGTTTGACGACAAAACTCAGGATGAGCGTGAGCGTCCGGATTATTGGCGCTTCTGGCAAGCCTTGCCACAGAAAGGCCATATCGGTCTGTACATCGGCTCCTGGTACAGTGATCCGATTGCAAAACGGGTGGCCAAAACCCTGAATGACATTGAGCTGGACGGCTACCTTGCCCATATTCGTATTTTTGAACGCATGTTGGTAGAAGATGGCGCACTGGTGATCAAGCTTTGGCTGCATCTCTCCAAAGAACAACAGCAGTTGCGGTTGCAGCAGCTTGAAGCGGATCCGGCAACCGCCTGGCGGGTGACGGAAAAAGACAAGCGTCATCTGGCGCTGTACGACAGTTTCCGCTCAATTGCTGAGCATACTTTACGTCAAACCAGTACCGCAGAAGCGCCTTGGGTGGTGATTGAAAGTACCGATCCGCATTATCGTGATATCACGGTTGCCGAACATTTGCTTGAGCGTATACAGCACCACCAGGCGTTACATACCTGTTCAGATACCCCGCTGGAAGATGAAAATGCTGAAGCTGTAGCGCTGATTCATCGTCAGAAAACCCTGTTGGGCAATCTGGATCTGACTTTGGCACTCGACAAGACAAGTTATCACCAGCAGCTGGAACACTGGCAAGGACAACTGTCGCTGCTGGCACGTCGCGCCTACCAGCAACGGGTTTCCATGGTGATCGTTCTGGAAGGGTGGGATGCCGGAGGGAAGGGCGGCCTGATTCGGCGCATCGTCCCCGCGCTGGATGCGCGTAACTATCAGATTATTCCAATTGCGGTGCCAACCGATGAAGAAGCCGCACATCATTACCTGTGGCGGTTTTGGCGCCATATTCCCCGAGATGGGCGGGTGACCATCTACGATCGCAGTTGGTACGGGCGGGTGTTGGTAGAGCGGGTGGAGGGGTTTGCCAGCCGCGCAGAATGGTTACGGGCTTACAGTGAAATCAATGATTTTGAATCACAGCTGGTTGAACACGGTACGGTGGTGGTGAAATTCTGGCTGCATATCGACAAGGATGAGCAGCTCAAGCGTTTTAAAGAAAGAGAAAAAATCAGCTACAAGCGCCACAAGATTACCGATGATGACTACCGTAATCGCGAGCGCTGGGCTGATTATGAGCAAGCCGTCAATGATATGGTCGAGCGTACCAGTACCGAAGTGGCTCCCTGGCATCTGATTGAAGCCAACAATAAACGCTTCGCCAGAATCAAGGCGCTGAAGACGCTTTGCCAGCAGCTGGAACAGCAGCTAGGAGGTTAA
- a CDS encoding cell developmental protein SirA, translating into MTNPVTVRYMSRSEIESLMYSLTAATNNEQAQLFEAIARRLLEIIEEDNR; encoded by the coding sequence ATGACCAACCCTGTCACTGTCCGCTATATGTCCCGTTCCGAAATCGAGAGCCTGATGTACAGCCTGACTGCTGCCACCAATAATGAGCAGGCCCAGCTGTTTGAGGCTATTGCGCGCCGCTTGCTGGAAATCATTGAAGAAGATAATCGCTAG
- a CDS encoding YkgJ family cysteine cluster protein, with the protein MECRLGCGACCIAPSISSPIPGMPNGKLAGERCAQLSADNLCCIFGSPERPAVCDRFKAEADFCGDSREQALHILNGLEQLTTQ; encoded by the coding sequence GTGGAATGCCGTCTTGGTTGTGGAGCCTGTTGTATCGCACCGTCGATCAGCTCGCCGATTCCGGGTATGCCTAATGGCAAGTTGGCAGGAGAACGCTGCGCCCAACTGTCGGCGGATAATCTCTGTTGTATCTTTGGCTCACCAGAGCGGCCAGCCGTATGTGACCGCTTCAAGGCTGAAGCCGATTTTTGTGGTGATAGCCGTGAGCAGGCCTTGCATATTCTTAATGGGCTGGAGCAGCTTACCACTCAGTGA
- a CDS encoding NGG1p interacting factor NIF3, producing MMMYKLGFYVPVSHLEQVKQAVFAAGGGQIGEYCQCCWQVLGSGQFCPSAAANPYLGQPETLETVTEYRVELVSADDHIRAVLAALRLAHPYEEPAFDLVRLVDEAELP from the coding sequence ATGATGATGTACAAATTAGGCTTTTATGTACCTGTAAGCCATCTGGAACAGGTCAAACAGGCGGTCTTTGCGGCGGGAGGCGGTCAGATTGGCGAGTACTGTCAGTGTTGTTGGCAAGTGCTGGGGAGTGGACAGTTTTGTCCCTCGGCAGCCGCGAATCCTTATCTGGGTCAGCCTGAAACGTTAGAAACGGTTACAGAGTATCGTGTTGAGCTGGTGTCAGCGGATGATCATATTCGTGCTGTGCTGGCGGCGTTGCGGCTGGCGCATCCCTATGAAGAGCCAGCGTTTGATCTGGTGCGGCTGGTGGATGAAGCGGAATTGCCCTGA
- a CDS encoding NUDIX hydrolase has product MKYCSQCASIIERRIPEGDNRERDICSVCNTIFYSNPRIVAGTLPVYQGKILLCKRAIEPRLGYWTLPGGFMENDEGTEQAALRETWEEARAEVTISSLFSMISVTHISQVHVFFLADLPRPEFASGPESLQVELFAPADIPWQSLAFATVEQTLRRYLDNPNPPQPHIFNISRNQLSSE; this is encoded by the coding sequence ATGAAATACTGCAGCCAATGTGCCAGCATCATAGAACGGCGCATCCCTGAAGGGGACAACCGCGAACGCGACATTTGTAGTGTTTGCAACACCATATTCTATAGCAACCCCCGGATTGTCGCGGGTACATTACCCGTGTATCAGGGCAAAATACTGCTGTGCAAACGCGCTATTGAGCCACGCCTGGGGTACTGGACGCTGCCGGGCGGTTTTATGGAAAATGACGAAGGTACCGAGCAGGCGGCATTGCGAGAAACCTGGGAAGAGGCACGTGCAGAGGTGACCATTTCGTCGTTGTTCAGCATGATTTCAGTGACTCACATCAGCCAGGTACATGTGTTTTTTCTGGCCGATCTGCCTCGACCCGAGTTTGCATCCGGCCCGGAAAGTCTGCAAGTTGAACTATTCGCCCCCGCCGACATTCCCTGGCAATCCCTGGCGTTTGCAACGGTCGAACAGACATTACGACGCTATCTCGACAACCCGAATCCACCTCAGCCGCACATTTTCAACATCAGCCGTAACCAACTGAGTAGCGAATAA
- a CDS encoding DUF3135 domain-containing protein, producing MPSFDELRKLADSNPEQLEALRQQMIEETINNAPPAFQRRLRGLQFQVDMERRRARNPMDSCIRVSKMMHDHLYQMRQTINSAEVDTRSALAGFTSALPSNQAIMEATSVKATINPNSSTVIPFPQLANN from the coding sequence ATGCCATCCTTCGACGAACTGAGAAAACTCGCCGACAGCAACCCGGAACAACTGGAAGCCTTAAGACAGCAAATGATCGAAGAAACCATCAACAACGCTCCGCCAGCTTTTCAGCGGCGTCTGCGTGGGCTTCAGTTTCAGGTCGATATGGAACGCCGCCGCGCCAGAAACCCGATGGATTCCTGCATCCGCGTCTCAAAAATGATGCACGATCACCTGTACCAGATGCGCCAAACCATCAACAGCGCAGAAGTCGATACCCGCTCGGCCCTTGCTGGCTTCACCAGCGCATTACCCAGCAACCAGGCAATCATGGAAGCAACCAGCGTCAAGGCAACAATCAACCCGAATAGCAGCACGGTGATTCCGTTTCCGCAGCTTGCCAATAACTAA